The Strix aluco isolate bStrAlu1 chromosome 19, bStrAlu1.hap1, whole genome shotgun sequence genome contains a region encoding:
- the LOC141932255 gene encoding sedoheptulokinase-like isoform X8, which produces MEGSEVAGRPAPACVLGIDLGTTSVKAALLVRGKQGQVVAESCSRETQAHTSSLEAGPQGMEQNVQKIIKALNECLAALPQQQLQRVSHIGISGQMHGIVFWKKDKGCKWTECDTGSTFEPEEVSHLITWQDGRCSPTFLSSLPLPQSHISLATGFGCATVYWYLKKSPDFLKSYDAAGTIHDYVVAMLCDLKKPLMSVQNAASWGYFNCRSKSWNTDILKKSGFPVHLLPEVGDPGSIAGKTICAWHGIPKGAKVGIALGDFQCSVYFCLTERTDAVLNISTSAQLTVSMPPGFQPPETPDPSSAVTYFPYFDGDYLAVAASLNGGNVLATFVDMVARWTEELGLQVEKSAIYTKIIEAALAHNNSKLSIHPTIFGERHVPGQLASVTNIAVSDLTLGHVTRALCHGIVENLCSMLPVQHLMEMGVRRILGSGSALARNEVLRQEVARIFPFPVVYGKDVDAAVGAAMVMFHRK; this is translated from the exons ATGGAGGGCAGCGAGGTGGCAGGCaggcctgctcctgcctgtgtgCTGGGCATAGACCTGGGCACGACGTCGGTTAAGGCTGCTCTGTTGGTAAGGGGAAAGCAAGGGCAGGTGGTGGCCGAGAGCTGCTCCAGGGAGACGCAGGCACACACCAGTAGCCTGGAAGCTGGACCACAG GGAATGGAGCAGAATgtccagaaaataataaaagcattgAATGAATGCCTTGCTGCTCTACCTCAGCAGCAGCTTCAAAGAGTCAGTCACATTGGCATTTCAGGACAAATGCATGGGattgtattttggaaaaaagataAAG GTTGCAAGTGGACAGAGTGTGATACAGGCTCTACCTTTGAGCCAGAGGAGGTCAGTCATCTCATTACCTGGCAAGATGGCCGCTGCAGTCCcaccttcctctcttctcttcctctgccaCAGTCACATATCAGCTTGGCTACAGGATTTGGGTGTGCCACAGTCTACTGGTATTTAAAGAAGAG ccCAGATTTTCTGAAGTCCTATGATGCAGCTGGTACTATCCATGACTATGTGGTTGCCATGTTGTGTGACCTGAAGAAGCCACTCATGTCCGTCCAGAATGCTGCCAGCTGGGGATATTTTAATTGCAGAAGCAAAAGCTGGAATACTGACAT ATTGAAAAAATCCGGGTTTCCTGTGCACTTGCTTCCAGAGGTGGGAGACCCTGGCAGTATTGCAGGCAAGACAATCTGTGCATGGCATGGAATACCCAAAGGAGCAAAAGTAGGAATTGCCCTGGGAGATTTCCAGTGCTCTGTTTATTTCTGTCTGACTGAGAGGACTGATGCAG TTCTTAATATCAGTACCTCTGCTCAGCTGACTGTCTCAATGCCCCCGGGTTTCCAGCCTCCAGAGACACCGGATCCTTCCTCAGCTGTTACTTATTTTCCCTACTTCGATGGTGACTACTTGGCAGTGGCAGCATCACTTAACGGAGGCAATGTGCTAGCAACATTTGTGGACATGGTGGCACGGTGGACAGAAGAGCTAG GACTTCAGGTTGAGAAGTCTGCCATCTATACAAAGATAATCGAAGCAGCCTTGGCTCACAACAACAGCAAACTCTCAATCCACCCAACCATATTTGGAGAGAGACACGTTCCCGGGCAGTTGGCATCAGTGACCAATATTGCTGTCTCTGACCTCACCCTGGGTCACGTAACAAGAGCTCTGTGCCATGGCATCGTTGAAAACCTCTGTTCCATGTTACCTGTGCAGCACCTGATGGAGATGGGAGTGAGGAGAATTCTGGGGAGCGGGAGTGCCCTTGCCAGGAACGAGGTGCTGAGGCAGGAAGTGGCAAGGATTTTTCCATTCCCTGTGGTTTACGGGAAGGATGTTGATGCTGCTGTGGGGGCTGCCATGGTGATgttccacagaaaataa